From the Actinomycetota bacterium genome, one window contains:
- a CDS encoding phosphoribosyltransferase: protein MIFSNREEAGKILGAKVKEKGYGKDSLVLGVPRGGVVVAKEVAKILKCELDIIIPRKLRSPFNPELAFGAISDDDSLVIDESLVSLLNISQEFIEQEKKTQLEEIKRRRKKYNMDKLLPDMKGKTVILVDDGIATGATMKAGVISVKKKKPEKIIVAIPVASPQSVEELKEITDEVICLYAPSYFAAVGQFYTEFSQTSDDEVMEILKKISKRKWEKFIKNNKQKI from the coding sequence ATGATATTTTCAAATAGGGAAGAGGCTGGGAAAATCCTCGGGGCAAAAGTTAAAGAAAAAGGCTATGGGAAAGATAGCCTTGTTTTAGGTGTACCAAGAGGTGGAGTTGTTGTAGCAAAAGAGGTTGCAAAAATTCTGAAATGTGAACTCGATATAATAATTCCAAGAAAATTAAGATCTCCGTTTAATCCTGAACTTGCGTTTGGTGCAATCTCAGATGATGATTCTTTAGTAATAGATGAGTCCTTAGTATCTTTATTAAATATATCTCAGGAATTTATTGAACAGGAAAAAAAGACACAACTGGAGGAAATCAAGAGAAGAAGAAAAAAATATAATATGGATAAATTACTTCCAGATATGAAAGGGAAAACAGTCATATTAGTTGATGATGGAATAGCAACAGGTGCTACTATGAAAGCTGGTGTTATTTCTGTTAAAAAAAAGAAGCCAGAAAAGATTATAGTTGCTATTCCTGTAGCTTCTCCACAATCAGTTGAAGAACTGAAAGAAATAACTGATGAGGTTATCTGTTTATATGCACCTTCTTATTTTGCTGCAGTTGGACAATTTTACACAGAATTTTCACAAACCTCAGATGATGAAGTTATGGAAATACTTAAAAAAATAT
- a CDS encoding D-alanyl-D-alanine carboxypeptidase translates to MIKDSCLLIKKFKREIALFLILIFVSIAFPINYKIDTAIGQEKYPIFSETGYLVTSSKSAILIDAHSGRVLWEKNPHKKQSPASITKIMTAIIAIENGDLKDKVVVSEEATLVGESEVWLEEGEIITFENLIYSALLFSANDACHAIAEHIGGSVEEFIDIMNKKAKEIGAINTSFINPHGLDDKENGDGNISTAYDIAQIARYCMKNPKFAQIVNTRMKVMPGPPSSDEKRYVTNRNKFLNKYQYANGIKTGYTIKAGVCLVASAKKDDINLIGVVLDSEPGYRDQDMINIFEYGFSKYKKIDTKVTDPFPNLIIENEGIYKEIEVNPIEKTEVLLSSEEEMKLQTKIEIDDTFNLPIKGGEKVGHLNIFLGNDELLKLDISSKNDVDIKSNKVNLSEITLSLWKHYFKILIIIFVFILVLLSFKKVINLKKVHRR, encoded by the coding sequence ATGATTAAAGATTCTTGTTTGCTGATTAAAAAATTTAAAAGGGAAATTGCACTTTTTTTAATCCTCATTTTTGTATCTATTGCTTTTCCCATAAACTATAAAATAGATACTGCAATAGGTCAGGAAAAATATCCAATTTTTTCGGAAACTGGATATCTTGTCACTTCATCAAAATCTGCAATTTTAATAGATGCACATTCAGGAAGAGTTTTATGGGAAAAAAATCCTCATAAAAAGCAATCACCTGCAAGCATTACAAAGATCATGACTGCAATAATAGCAATTGAAAATGGAGATTTGAAAGATAAAGTGGTAGTTTCCGAAGAAGCAACTTTAGTTGGAGAATCAGAAGTTTGGCTTGAAGAAGGTGAAATAATTACATTTGAAAACCTAATTTATTCTGCATTACTTTTTTCAGCAAATGATGCATGTCATGCTATAGCAGAACATATTGGTGGTTCAGTAGAAGAGTTTATAGATATTATGAACAAAAAAGCCAAAGAGATAGGAGCAATTAATACCTCCTTTATAAATCCACATGGTTTAGATGATAAAGAAAATGGAGATGGTAACATTTCTACAGCTTATGATATTGCACAAATAGCTAGATATTGCATGAAAAACCCAAAATTTGCACAGATAGTAAATACAAGAATGAAAGTAATGCCTGGTCCACCAAGTTCTGATGAAAAAAGATATGTTACAAATAGAAACAAATTTTTAAACAAATATCAATATGCTAATGGAATTAAAACTGGATACACAATTAAAGCTGGAGTGTGTTTAGTTGCTTCTGCGAAAAAGGATGATATTAATTTAATTGGTGTTGTATTAGATAGTGAACCTGGATATAGAGATCAAGATATGATAAACATTTTTGAATATGGATTCTCTAAATACAAAAAAATAGATACCAAAGTTACAGACCCTTTCCCCAATCTAATAATTGAAAATGAAGGTATTTATAAGGAGATAGAGGTCAATCCTATTGAAAAAACAGAGGTTCTATTAAGTAGCGAAGAGGAAATGAAATTGCAAACAAAAATTGAGATTGATGATACATTTAATTTACCTATAAAAGGAGGAGAGAAGGTAGGACATTTAAATATTTTTTTAGGAAATGACGAATTGTTAAAGCTTGATATTTCTTCCAAGAATGATGTAGACATTAAAAGTAATAAAGTCAATCTCTCTGAAATCACGTTATCATTATGGAAACATTATTTTAAAATCTTAATTATAATTTTCGTTTTTATATTAGTTTTATTAAGCTTTAAAAAAGTTATAAATCTTAAGAAAGTTCATAGAAGGTAA